The sequence below is a genomic window from Deinococcus seoulensis.
CGCCGTCAGCCGCCCACCTATTCCACCTGAACGTGCGCCCCGAGAGTCCCGGTCGCCTCGGCGGTGACGATCAGCGCGTCGGGCGTGACGTTCAGGCTGGTCAGGCGCAGGGTGCGGACCTGTCCGGCGAGGGTGATGCCGGGGGCGGGCGTGAAGGGCAGGCGGCGTTGCAGGGTGCTCTGGGCGGCGTTCAGGTGGGGGGTGAGGTCGATGCGGGCGGCCTGTTTGATGTAGGTCTGGGCGCGGGTGTCGGCCAGCCAGGCGAGGGCGCGGCCGGTGAGGCCGGTTCGGCGGGTGGTGACGGTGGGGCTCTCGAGGGTGAGGGTCTGGGTGGCGGGGTCGAGGGTGGGGGTGCCGCGGACGTCGGTGGTGGCGTTGAGTTTCAGGCCGAGGGGGCCGGTGATCTGGAGGTTGATGGTGGCGGTCAGGTCGGTGCCGGTGGGCTGGAGGGTGATGCGGGTGACCCTGAGGGTGGGGTGGGTGGGGACGGGGAGGGTGAGGGTGCGGCGGGCGGCTTCGCGGGTGGCGGCGGCGGACAGTTCGGGGTAGGGGAGGCGGGCGGGGACGCGCAGGTGCAGGTCGGGGGTGAGGGTGGGGGTGCGGCGCAGGGGGGGGAGGGGCTGCGTGGGGTGTGTGGGGGCCTGGCCGAGTCCGGCGTCCAGGCGGAGTTGGGCGCCGAGGGTGATGTTCAGGGCGTCGGGCGTGAACTGGAAGGGGGTGACGCTGAGGGTGAGGGGGGTGGCGCGGGCGTAGGCGGGGTCGGGGGTGGGGAGCGTCCAGGGCTGCTGCGCGCGGGTCCAGAGGGTGCTGGCGCGCTGGCGCAGGCGGGCCTGTTCGCGGACGGTGGTGCGGACCTGCGCGGCCAGGGTGTCCAGCTGGGCCTGTACCTGCGTGTCGACGAGGGACTGCACGCTGACGCGCACGCCCTGGGTCAGTTCGACGCTGAGGGGGTCGGTCCAGGTGGCTTCGCCGCGAATGGTCACGTCGGCTTCCCAGTCAGGGGTGATGGTGGGCGTGACGGTCAGGGTGACGGTCGCCTCGCCGCCGAAGTCCCGCGCGAGGAACGAGCCGATGCCGCCCGGTTCGGCGCGGAAGGCCGCGCGGATGGGCACGCTGATCTGCAGCCCGGAGCTGTCCGGCAGGGCGCGTACCTGCACGTGCCCGGCGCGGGTGACGGTGCCGGTCAGGTTGACGCGCAGCAGGCCGCCCAGGAAGGCGCGTTCCTCGTTCACGCGCGCGAATTCCAGTGGGACGCGGGCGTTCGCGGCCACCTGCACGCCCGCCAGGGGCACGG
It includes:
- a CDS encoding DUF4403 family protein, which gives rise to MHARYPERLMRPAPARPLTRLLTPLVFTGFMTAQAAPSTVSSAPTSTLTVPVTVPLAGVQVAANARVPLEFARVNEERAFLGGLLRVNLTGTVTRAGHVQVRALPDSSGLQISVPIRAAFRAEPGGIGSFLARDFGGEATVTLTVTPTITPDWEADVTIRGEATWTDPLSVELTQGVRVSVQSLVDTQVQAQLDTLAAQVRTTVREQARLRQRASTLWTRAQQPWTLPTPDPAYARATPLTLSVTPFQFTPDALNITLGAQLRLDAGLGQAPTHPTQPLPPLRRTPTLTPDLHLRVPARLPYPELSAAATREAARRTLTLPVPTHPTLRVTRITLQPTGTDLTATINLQITGPLGLKLNATTDVRGTPTLDPATQTLTLESPTVTTRRTGLTGRALAWLADTRAQTYIKQAARIDLTPHLNAAQSTLQRRLPFTPAPGITLAGQVRTLRLTSLNVTPDALIVTAEATGTLGAHVQVE